One Anthonomus grandis grandis chromosome 12, icAntGran1.3, whole genome shotgun sequence DNA window includes the following coding sequences:
- the LOC126743101 gene encoding uncharacterized protein LOC126743101 has product MLLICKFLGGKWFIPHVCLIVYVCFWKLKMSNEINLVQEIEKYECLYNYKIAEYSRKDITDKAWERVAKKTNLSVQECEEKWRNIRSSFLRSMKYVKAVNTSENNRNVPEPIPDEDRSCENLATEDSPSNENFNENSRNDDFNSTEETNRPASLAKQKTIQHLSATPASTSMSTVRCRKRYNIEGEQTFVNYLKAKTRKV; this is encoded by the exons ATGCTGCTTATCTGCAAGTTTTTAGGCGGTAAATGGTTTATACCGCATGTATGTTTGATTGTTTACGTTTGTTTTTGGAAGTTGAAAATGTCGAACGAGATAAATTTAGtacaagaaatagaaaaatatgagTGTCTCTATAACTACAAAATCGCAGAATATTCGCGGAAAGATATTACGGATAAAGCATGGGAAAGGgtggcaaaaaaaacaaacctctcag ttcaAGAGTGTGAGGAAAAATGGCGCAACATTAGATCTTCATTTCTTCGAAGTATGAAGTATGTAAAAGCAGTAAATACTTCCGAAAATAATCGCAATGTCCCAGAACCTATTCCTGATGAAGACCGTAGTTGTGAAAATCTAGCAACAGAAGACTCACcttcaaatgaaaattttaatgaaaattctcGGAATGACGACTTTAATTCAACAGAAGAAACTAATCGACCTGCATCATTAGCaaaacagaaaacaatacaACATTTATCAGCGACGCCAGCATCTACATCAATGAGTACCGTTCGATGTCGTAAACGTTACAATATAGAAGGTGAGCAAACATTTGTCAACTACTTAAAAGCAAAAACAAGAAAGGTTTAA